DNA from Aggregatimonas sangjinii:
AATAGAATCGACATTTTTTCGCACTTCAAAGATGTACTCCACATGTCCCTCTATGGATTTCTCTTCGGTGCTGGGAAATATCATGGCTTTTCCCAAGATAAAATCAACTTTTTCCTGATGCTGGGCAGTCCCCTGAAAAGGGATACAAATTAAAATGAAAATTAAAAGATGTTTCATGCAGAGACGGATACAATTTCCGAACCAAATTTACCATTTTACTTTGTTGCAGTTGTATGGGCGAACCCCTAAATTCGTTTTATGAATGCCAATGTACTGCAAACACCGATTGTATATCTAAAAGGAGTCGGACCAAATAGGGCTGAAACCTTACAATCCGAATTGGGCATTCAAACCTATCAGGATCTGCTGAATCTCTTTCCAAATAGGTATCTAGACAAAACGAAATATTACAAGATTGCACAATTGCAACGCAGCAATGCCGAGGTTCAAATAGTTGGAAAAATCACCAATATCAAGACCATCGAACAAAAAAAAGGAAAACGTCTGGTAGCCACTTTTGTAGATGATACGGGCAAAATGGATTTGGTGTGGTTTCGGGGCCAAAAGTGGCTCCGGGAAAACCTGAAAATCAATGTGCCTTACGTGATTTTCGGAAAATGCAATTGGTACAATGGTATTTTTTCAATGCCACATCCGGAAATGGAGCTTTTATCGGAGCATGAAAAAGGGTTGAAAATTGCGATGCAACCCATCTACCCCTCTACGGAAAAACTGAGTGCCAAGGGAATAACGAATAGGGCCATCAATAAATTGATGCAGCAACTGTTTATGGATACCAAGGGAAAATTTTCGGAAACCTTTTCCACTAGTATTTTGACGGAACTGAAACTACTGCCCAAGGCAGAGGCCATGTTCAACATCCACTTTCCCAAAAATCTGGATTTGTTGGCAATGGCCCAGTTTCGTTTAAAGTTTGAAGAACTGTTCTATATTCAGCTGCAACTGTTGAGAAAAAATATGCTGCGCAAGCAAAAAATCAAAGGCTATTGTTTTGACAAAGTCGGAACCCTTTTTAATAAATTTTATAAGCATCACTTACCCTTTGAATTGACGAACGCCCAAAAGCGGGTCATAAAAGAAATTCGTGCCGACCTGGGCAGCAATGCCCAAATGAATCGATTGCTGCAAGGAGATGTTGGTTCAGGAAAGACTATCGTTGCGGTCATGACCATGCTACTGGCCATCGACAATGGCTATCAAGCCTGTTTGATGGCCCCTACCGAAATACTGGCCAACCAGCATTACAACGGCATTAAGGAATTATTGGAAGGTACCGGAGTAAGCTGCGCTTTATTGACCGGATCTATTAAAAAATCCGCGCGTAGACCCATTCACGAACAGTTGGAATCCGGAGAACTGCAGATACTGATCGGTACCCATGCGCTGTTGGAAGACAAGGTGCAATACCAAAACCTGGGACTCGCCATCGTAGACGAGCAGCATCGCTTTGGGGTAGCGCAACGTTCCAAATTATGGCATAAAAATGAGATTCCACCGCATATACTTGTGATGACGGCGACCCCAATCCCCCGCACCTTAGCGATGAGCTTGTATGGGGATTTGGATATATCGGTCATCGATGAACTACCGCCGGGTAGAAAAGCGATCAAGACCGTACACCGTTATGATGCGAATCGCTTAAAGGTTTTCCGTTTTATACGGGACGAAATCAAAAAAGGAAGACAAATCTATATCGTATACCCTCTCATTCAAGAATCGGAAGCGATGGATTATAAGGATTTAATGGATGGCTATGAGAGTATCGCAAGGGATTTTCCGCTCCCCGAATATCAGATTTCCATTGTACATGGCCAAATGAAACCTGCGGACAAGGATTATGAAATGGCACGGTTTGTAAGGGGAGAAACGCAGATTATGGTCGCCACTACGGTTATTGAAGTGGGCGTTAACGTCCCCAATGCCTCGGTAATGATCATTGAAAGTGCAGAACGTTTTGGTCTATCACAATTGCACCAACTGCGTGGTAGAGTCGGTCGCGGGGCAGATCAGAGCTTTTGCATATTAATGACCGGTCATAAATTATCGGCGGAAGCCAAGACCCGATTGGAAACTATGGTACGTACCAACGACGGTTTTGAAATCGCTGAAGTAGATTTGCGACTGCGTGGACCTGGAGATATCATGGGCACCCAACAGAGCGGTGTACTCCACCTTAAAATTGCGGATATCATCAAAGACAATGATATTTTAAAAACGGCGCGGTATTACGCGATGCAAATGCTTAAAATCGATCCAGCTCTAGAAAAACCCGATAATTTGTTGATTAGGCATGCGTATTCGCAGTTGGTGAAGTACAAGAATATTTGGAATTATATAAGTTGACCTTTAATGTATTTAAGGACATGCTGAACCATCTTTAAACTGAAAATCAATTATTCTGAATTGAGATTCTAGTCCACTGATGTTTGTTGTGACGGTGAAACGAAGTGAATAAAACTCGCAATTGGTAAAGAGTCCTTCGAGCAGGCCATTAGAGATAACATAATTGGCGTCAAATATGTCACCAGCACCATATTGGTTGCCGTTGTAATCCAAAAACAAAGCTCCAAGGGGAATTCCACCACCAGCCGATGCAAATGACATTTCAAATTGAACTCCAAGATCAATAGCTGCCTGATTTGGTTCGATTCTAAATCGTACGTTGACCGGCCCGCTAACTTCGTTAGGAATAGGATCTATACTAAACGTAAATTCGGGTGTTTGAGGTTCTTCTACGACTACTATTAAGGATGTATTATCCGAGCCATTATTGTCGTCAAATACTGTCAGGGTAATCGTATACTCTCCAGGGCGACTGAATGTGTGTGTAGGATTTACGCCAAAGAATACATTATCGACACCACTGTCTGGGTCCCCAAAATTCCATTGATAAGTAAGTGGGTCGTTCTCAGGATCTGTCGAATCTGCTCCGGAGTAGCTACCTGTAAGCGTTTGAATATTAAAAAGGCCTGGTGTGATAACCGCATCAGGGTCCCCATTTTGCACGTTCACGTTCACTTCCCAGATTTGTACATCGGTATTCTCGGCCGTGACGGTATACTCGACGGGAACAGAGAAATCCTGTTGACTGCTTCCCACAGGATCAACGGTTGCACTAGGTGAAATGACGAAGTTGGAAGGCGATACGTTCAGGTTCGTTCCGAACGGCACCTCGACCACTACCGTATGTGCCGTGGCGTTGATTACAGAAGGGACGGTCTGACCAGGTATCGAAAAAGCGGTAATGTCATTGGCACCGCTCCTGGTGTCTGCATCTACGTTAACCGTGACCTCCCAAACCTGTACATCGGTATTCTCGGCCGTGACGGTATACTCGACGGGAACCGAGAAATCCTGTTGACTGCTTCCCGAGGGATCAACGGTAGCATCGGAAGAAACAGAAAAGGCTAAAGGCGATACGTTCAGGTTCGTTCCGAACGGCACCTCGACCACTACCGTATGTGCCGTGGCGTTGATTACAGAAGGGACGGTCTGACCAGGTATCGAAAAAGCGGTAATGTCATTGGCACCGCTCCTGGTGTCTGCATCTACGTTAACCGTGACCTCCCAAACCTGTACATCGGTATTCTCGGCCGTGACGGTATACTCGACGGGAACCGAGAAATCCTGTTGACTGCTTCCCACAGGATCAACGGTTGCACTAGGTGAAATGACGAAGTTGGAAGGCGATACGTTCAGGTTCGTTCCGAACGGCACCTCGACCACTACCGTATGTGCCGTCGTGTTGATTACAGAAGGGACGGTCTGACCAGGTATCGAAAAAGCGGTAATGTCGTTGGCACCGCTCCTGGTGTCTGCATCTACGTTAACCGTGACCTCCCAAACCTGTACATCGGTATTCTCGGCCGTGACGGTATACTCGACGGGAACCGAGAAATCCTGTTGACTGCTTCCCACAGGATCAACGGTTGCACTAGGTGAAATGACGAAGTTGGAAGGCGATACGTTCAGGTTCGTTCCGAACGGCACCTCGACCACTACCGTATGTGCCGTGGCGTTGATTACAGAAGGGACGGTCTGACCAGGTATCGAAAAAGCGGTAATGTCATTGGCACCGCTCCTGGTGTCTGCATCTACGTTAACCGTGACCTCCCAAACCTGTACATCGGTATTCTCGGCCGTGACGGTATACTCGACGGGAACCGAGAAATCCTGTTGACTGCTTCCCACAGGATCAACGGTTGCACTAGGTGAAATGACGAAGTTGGAAGGCGATACGTTCAGGTTCGTTCCGAACGGCACCTCGACCACTACCGTATGTG
Protein-coding regions in this window:
- the recG gene encoding ATP-dependent DNA helicase RecG, producing MNANVLQTPIVYLKGVGPNRAETLQSELGIQTYQDLLNLFPNRYLDKTKYYKIAQLQRSNAEVQIVGKITNIKTIEQKKGKRLVATFVDDTGKMDLVWFRGQKWLRENLKINVPYVIFGKCNWYNGIFSMPHPEMELLSEHEKGLKIAMQPIYPSTEKLSAKGITNRAINKLMQQLFMDTKGKFSETFSTSILTELKLLPKAEAMFNIHFPKNLDLLAMAQFRLKFEELFYIQLQLLRKNMLRKQKIKGYCFDKVGTLFNKFYKHHLPFELTNAQKRVIKEIRADLGSNAQMNRLLQGDVGSGKTIVAVMTMLLAIDNGYQACLMAPTEILANQHYNGIKELLEGTGVSCALLTGSIKKSARRPIHEQLESGELQILIGTHALLEDKVQYQNLGLAIVDEQHRFGVAQRSKLWHKNEIPPHILVMTATPIPRTLAMSLYGDLDISVIDELPPGRKAIKTVHRYDANRLKVFRFIRDEIKKGRQIYIVYPLIQESEAMDYKDLMDGYESIARDFPLPEYQISIVHGQMKPADKDYEMARFVRGETQIMVATTVIEVGVNVPNASVMIIESAERFGLSQLHQLRGRVGRGADQSFCILMTGHKLSAEAKTRLETMVRTNDGFEIAEVDLRLRGPGDIMGTQQSGVLHLKIADIIKDNDILKTARYYAMQMLKIDPALEKPDNLLIRHAYSQLVKYKNIWNYIS